In Drosophila miranda strain MSH22 chromosome XR, D.miranda_PacBio2.1, whole genome shotgun sequence, the genomic window AAGCGGGGGGCCGGTGGCCTGCTGGGCAGCCGCTGCTGCGGCCGCGTTGGGCGGACCCTGCAGGGCCGCATGCTGCGGTGCAAAATAGGTAGCGGGATACGGCCCGTAGGTGTAGTGATGGGGCGCGTAGTAGGGAACGGGCTGCATTTGACCTTCGGGCGGTCCGGCAACCAGCTGATGGTCCGGCTGGAGCTGCATGTTGGGCGTCCCGGCGCCGCCGCCGTCCGGCTGCAGTTGTTGCTGTGGGGCCAGAGAAATcagctgttgttgctgctgctgctgctgttgttgttgttgcaggtGACGTGGTCCGTGGTAGTCATTGCGTCTCAGCCCACCTCCGCCACGGGCGCGCCCACGTGCACGTCCACGGCCACCCATGCCAGGATTATGCGGATTGGGACTGACTCCCTGGGCAGCCAAATTAATAGGCAATGGCTGCAGTTGTTGCATCAGCGGATTACCCTGCAGAGATAGCAATAAGAATAGTTAGTGGGGAAATTCATTTTATAGCTGTTTCGCGTCTGATCACTCACCTGCTGGTCCTGTGGCATGTCCCCGTGGGCCATGTAGTGGGCCTGTCCTCCTCCGGGTATGTAGGCGGGAACCGAGTGCGACCAGCCATGCAGATTCACATTGGCAGTGACATTGTTCACATAGACGTTGCTCGGAATGGGTGCCTGGAGCATGGCTGGAGCATAGTGGCCGCCCGCATGCGGATGTCCTCCATGGGCGGGCATGTAAACTTGGTTGTATATCGGCTGTCCGGTGGGTGTGAAGGCCTGGACGGGTGCCGCCATCACGTTATTATTGTTGTTTCCGGCGGGAGACACCACActattattgttattgttgctgctAGGAGGCTGCGGCGTGGATGGATTCGACACGGGTGTGGTTGCAGCAACTGGCGGTGGCTGCggctgtgctgctgctgctgctccggcTGCTGCGGGTGCCGCAGTGCCAGCTCCGACCGATGATGGCGGTGCCGCTGCCTGCTGCGGCTGTGTTTTCTGCGCCATTCTTTGGGAACCTCAAGTACTTGGCTTGCTCCGTTGTTTGTTCGTTTTGGAGGGGTGAAATGAGTCTCAAGATTCGCTGCAGGCGTCAAACATTGAAGATTCGGTTTGCTGTGTAACGTACGAATGAAAGAGAGAAAAAACACATCAACGAAATGCAGGTTTGAGGTTACGGAGAGTCCCCGCTACCGGAACATTTGCGCCGCCAGCGGTCTGGCAACTCTGCACAGCTGTCTTGGAGTAAtaaaaaaatcaaataaacaGACCTAAGGGCGGCGGAGAGCAAGAGGCCATGCCGTACGGCAGCGGTGCATCGGTTTCCCGGACTATGATCAAAAGTGTACCATAATTAAAACAACAATAAAACCACCATGCGGCCGCGGCGGCGTTCAGACTTTGTTTTTTCTATTCACTATTAAACTTTCATGCCACACACACTCCCTCCCCAATTAGAGATGAGCGAAAAAAAAGTCACTGATATCGGAGTGTGTAACAGGTTCGGTTCAAAGggttatattttttaaatattctgcaagtaatttaattaaaatgggAATTACATACAAACACCGCTTCACTTGTGCTGCGATTGGGAGTACACTTATTTATAGTAGAATAGCACCCATTTGGTGGCAAATCACATCTGTCACTGTCGCTCCACCGGACTCGCAGAATCGCAGCATTACTCATCTCTGCCAAACACAACACACACGAACAGAAACATGCACGAACACGCACAGAAACACACAAATACACATGTGCGCGCGTATGCCTGTGTAATAAAGGAAATTAGAAAATATCTTCAGTGGCAGAAGAAAGGCGACACTTGCCACCAGCTTGAATCCGAGTGTCGAAATTCTAGCTAATTCGAGACGTCTGCTTCTTCAGGCGGCATGTTCTAGCTTTAGCTTTATGTAAATGTAGCCAGGCAAAAGCCAGGCGGTCGTCGCCGGATTCAACGTCCAATGGCGACCGAAGAACACGTTGAAACGAGAAAAGAGAACGCTGAGCGCTGAGGAATGCGAGGCGGCGGCATAGCGAACAAGAGGGCGTGGAGGGGAGGAGGCTGGGTGGAGAAGGGAAATGAGTAGTTTATCGAACGTACCTTTTGTTGAGTCgccaattgaaatcaatttCGTAGCAATTTGATCATATTTTATGCGTGCGGGCGGCCAAATGCGGCACTGAGATGGCCTGGTGGCTGCTGGCTGGTGTCGCGGCGGCTCTCTCGTTCGCTGGCTCTCTTCTTTTTCTAATGACACGACCACGACGATAATTCCGCAACTCTTTACACGCTTCTACTTCGTTGCTCCAATTAACAATGTTTTTCCACCGACGGCCACCGCACACGCACAAGCACTTGGTATGTGTTAGCACAGTACTTTATTATCAATTGAgattaaattttatttaaatttattttttgtgcaACAAACGGATTTATTGTTCTTtagcagtgtgaccgcggacttaaGGACttaaaatatacggtctgacctcagaaatataccgtaaatatactaaCGAATTATTTGCAATCAAGTTGCATCATATtcgtcgtttttgatattcggttATTACAATAAGCTAAGACCCTCTGCTCTTAACTGATAGCTTAATCCGattattaaattaatttcctacaagattggttgaatttaAGTTTTCCTCTTTATTGCATTGcttataaaataaggtttaagcAAAACCGGTCAACAACAATTTAACTACATTTTCATGTAATTAACAAAAGCGTGTACGTTTCAAAAATTGTTGACCGTTTTTTTGTCATAAAAGCCTCATGGAAGCGCCTGTGTGAAAAACTTCCGTTATTCACTTTTTGACATGCCttttttcgacattttcgAAAAAATTGTGATTTTGATGCCAAGCGATCAGGAATTCGATGCTGATTACGAATTAATATTCGATGTGACCTGGGACATGTCCCAAATTGGCATTTTTACACGGTATCTTAATTGGTGCATTGCACAAGAGGGTGAGTCCCTAACACGTCTTAAAATATACTGGAAAATACTACTAAAAGTATAAATTTGCAAGGTGTGTGAGCTAGACAGTGTGTCACGAAAATCAGTGTAACCTCGGACTTAACGATAAGACATCGATGTATAAGAAATCTGCCAGACCGTATGGCTGCAGGGTATACCTTGAGTTGGCAGCGCTAACATTCAAATTTCAATTTGAccttaaaaaatttaaatttctgAGGACTTAAGAAGACTTTTCTTGATTTAGACACACACATTGTTTTTATTGACTTGATATTAATCTTGCAATGAACAGTATTATAAAATGCAACGTTTTTTTTGTGGGTTACAGGTTGCCGTCACAGCTAATTCCATCATTTTGAATtagtgggtttttttttttccaaaaaCACTTATTGAACAAGAAACGCGTTGTCTTAAAAATTAACATCCAGATATATAAACATACATATTAATTAGGTACATTGTAATGCAACAAATCGTTAATGTTTTGCTGAGACCAAAAAAATTCACGTGCCGAGTGCTTCAACTGTTGGCAGATATTAATTACTTGATTGCTTTTTCCATTAAATGTGTGTTTGCCCTCTCGATTCCGTAggttttttctttctttcttctttttgttttgcctAATCAGTCTTTGCTATAAGCTGATTGTACATTTTTTACAGGGTAGATGCTGTTCTATGACAATTTAATGAAAACTAACATCCAAATAAGTAATGGTAATGGTAATAGTTATAACGACATAGTAGTATCTCGATACTCTAACAATAGGAAGACTACGGAGTAGTAcggtatacatatgtacggtATGCTCAGGCAACAAGTAGTATATATAATAGACATCGTTATGATTCCTTAGTTCTTAGTTCTTTTAGTCGATTAACGATTGCTGGATTGCTGTGGGAGTGGGTAGATACAGAACCAGTCCGTGTGTGGGGGAGGTATAACACTTATCTAAATACGATCTAACAAGAGacgacacacacatacaatacaatacaatacaatacaaatataCATCAATTTCTAAAGTAATTGTCGATGGCTGCTGTTTTACATATGCGCAATTCCCGCGGGCATCCTACGGATCCTAGGGATCAATTTTGCCAAGCTCTATATCCTTTTTAGGGGCAGAGTCAGCGGCAGGGACAGGTGactgtggtggtggtggtggctcTTCCACATCTATGGAGTTCTCCCGCTCTGTTATCTCGGGCATCTTCAACGAGAAACTGCTTAGTTTCCGCTCTGCCGATCCCAGCGAACTCTGTGAGTCCGCCTTCAGCAGCGTGGAGCGCCGTTCGTTGATCACTTTGAGGGAATCGTACATCTGATCATCGGCACTGCCAGTGCCCTTGGCCAATCCCCGTTCCATGGAGCGGGCATGGAACACAGAGTCATCCAACTCGCTAGCCACCGCCGCCTTGGGCCTGTAGAACTGCCGAGAGCTGTTGCTGCGAAACAGTGGGACAGCAGCTATCGTCTTCTGTTGATTCTGCTTCtgttgattctgattctgattcggATTCTCCTCTTGCTCGCTgcgagagagaggcagaaagTCCGGGCGCACCTTCTTCGGAGGCAGGCTGCTCGGGTGATGCTCCAGTGCCAGCACCTCATCGTAGGACCTATCCTCGGCCTGTTcaaggctctcctccggcacgGCGGGCTCCATGCTCGACTGCCCCGACAGCTGACGGACAGGAGGCGGTGGCTCCGAGCACACAGACAATTGGCTTCTAAGCGAAAAGGAGATACAAGCGTGAGTTTTCATAGTACCCTATCAAAAGGTGTCAAAGTCTCATTGCGCACCGAAAATCCTTATCCACCGATGGCGTGGCCGAGGGTCCGGAGCTGTAGCGCTTTGGTGAGCGCAGTATTGACTTGGGAATCACCTCCGGGCTGTGCAGATCGACCTGAACGCGCCTCGACTCAATGCTGGAAGTGCGACTAGCCACCGACGCACAGCGAGCCGTCCAGCGGCCACTGTACGAGGAATCCGACATGGTGGAATTGCTGCAAGAAATCATCAGATCAGTAAAAGGGCTTCCAAATCTGCGCTTTAGTATCTTTACCGCCTGTTCCCAAGAGGACTACGTCCCTCCTCCTGCTCGATGGGACGCTGGCGGGATAGGACATGCCGCTTGGCCGTGTCCGAGCGTTTGTTCCGCTCGCTGCGCTTTTCGGCGCTGGAGATGGCGACAGCCGCATGGGCATGGCCACTGCCGCCATCAAAAGAGGAGGCCTGCCAGTACACCCGACCCGCTGCCGGGGGCTGCAGCAAGGAGCACTCTCGTGTGGCCCGCTGGATAAGGCTCGAGGAGTTGCTAATGATGCGAGtcgaagaggaggaggaagcgGCGGCGGCAGACGGGCCTGGGCCTGCCCAGGGACGCCCCTGGCGCACTCTCCTCACGCTGCTGCttgccgacgacgacgagggtTTCGGGTGGTGTCGTTGGTTGTGGTCGTGGTGATGGTGATGCGAGTGCCGGTGGTGGTGGCGCCGATGGCGTTTCGTGCAGCACGGACCCGTGTGCAGCAGCGTGTCCAGCGGCGTCGTCGTCATCAGGTGGTGGTAGTGGTGCAGTGAGAGCAAATTGGAGGGATTAGTGGCGGcgttggtggtggtggtggtggtgttggagGTGTATTCAAGGAGATTGGCATGATCATGAGCATGAGCATGAGCGGTGGCAGCGGCATGGATGGTGGACAGATCGGGCACTGATCCAGTGCATGTGAGGCGGCGCAACTGCGGCGAAAAGCGTGTGGATTGGCGACTGGCAAGGTGGCGAGGTGGCGAGGCGATGGATGATGCAAAGAGAGAGGAATGGGAAGAGGTGGAAGATTAGCCAATTGTGTTTGAAAGATTCTCTGCTACAAATTTCCACTCCGCAATGAAGTTCTCCGAATGGTTTATGGCGCTTGCGCTGTCTGTGAATACCTGAGGGACTTGGAGAATTTCACCAACTCCGCGGTCAGTGCCTCCCTATCGaagggctgctgctgctgctgttgctgcagctgctggtgATGCGGATGCGTGGCAGAGAGTATGGCTGCctgtggctgctggtgggGATCGCCCGGCGATGAGCGGAACACCCCGAAATGCTGATCCCAGCGCGTGGATTGGTATTGGGCACCTGCCAGAGGAAACACGAGATTAAAATATACCTTAAGGGCGACGCAAGTCCGTACCCATTCCCCGTCGCTGTGAAGCGGATGATCCCTGATTACTCCGCGTTGGATTCTTGCTgctgcctcctcctcctccggcaCGTAGTCGTGCCGGCACCACCTTCGCAGCCGAGTCGCGTGCCTCGAAGGTCATCACACAGGAGGCCACCACAATGAAGCCCCCAAAGCCCATCACAATGGGCCCCACATACGCAAAGTTGTTCAGATGGAAGCCCTTCAGGTCGTTCTTCACGCGCACCGTCACATTGCCCCGCAGCTCCGACCCCATCGACAGGTGATCCGCatagtagcccagggtggccATTCCGGCGCCCAAGAGCATCAGCGTCAGGCCCAGGATCAGAGCCCGACAGGCATGCCACAAGCACTTTGAGGACATTTTTCCTCTGACCACCTGCACATTCCATGTGGCTCCGGAGGCGGGATGCGCCCGTCGTAGGTTCCCCAGGGAGTGCTTCCGCTTGATTGTGCCGCCGCCGGCGCGACGGGATGGCATTGCAACGATGCTTCTTAATCTTCACTGCGGCTGCAGAACATTAACGTTGATTTCTGAAAGATTTGTACGGAATATGCAGAAGGAGTAACGAAGAGATTGCTACAACTTAATGATATAGCGGTTACTCCATAAATACTTGAACTTTA contains:
- the LOC108151834 gene encoding uncharacterized protein LOC108151834 isoform X2 yields the protein MPSRRAGGGTIKRKHSLGNLRRAHPASGATWNVQVVRGKMSSKCLWHACRALILGLTLMLLGAGMATLGYYADHLSMGSELRGNVTVRVKNDLKGFHLNNFAYVGPIVMGFGGFIVVASCVMTFEARDSAAKVVPARLRAGGGGGSSKNPTRSNQGSSASQRRGMGAQYQSTRWDQHFGVFRSSPGDPHQQPQAAILSATHPHHQQLQQQQQQQPFDREALTAELVKFSKSLSRQSTRFSPQLRRLTCTGSVPDLSTIHAAATAHAHAHDHANLLEYTSNTTTTTTNAATNPSNLLSLHHYHHLMTTTPLDTLLHTGPCCTKRHRRHHHRHSHHHHHDHNQRHHPKPSSSSASSSVRRVRQGRPWAGPGPSAAAASSSSSTRIISNSSSLIQRATRECSLLQPPAAGRVYWQASSFDGGSGHAHAAVAISSAEKRSERNKRSDTAKRHVLSRQRPIEQEEGRSPLGNRRNSTMSDSSYSGRWTARCASVASRTSSIESRRVQVDLHSPEVIPKSILRSPKRYSSGPSATPSVDKDFRQLSVCSEPPPPVRQLSGQSSMEPAVPEESLEQAEDRSYDEVLALEHHPSSLPPKKVRPDFLPLSRSEQEENPNQNQNQQKQNQQKTIAAVPLFRSNSSRQFYRPKAAVASELDDSVFHARSMERGLAKGTGSADDQMYDSLKVINERRSTLLKADSQSSLGSAERKLSSFSLKMPEITERENSIDVEEPPPPPQSPVPAADSAPKKDIELGKIDP
- the LOC108151834 gene encoding uncharacterized protein LOC108151834 isoform X1, coding for MPSRRAGGGTIKRKHSLGNLRRAHPASGATWNVQVVRGKMSSKCLWHACRALILGLTLMLLGAGMATLGYYADHLSMGSELRGNVTVRVKNDLKGFHLNNFAYVGPIVMGFGGFIVVASCVMTFEARDSAAKVVPARLRAGGGGGSSKNPTRSNQGSSASQRRGMGAQYQSTRWDQHFGVFRSSPGDPHQQPQAAILSATHPHHQQLQQQQQQQPFDREALTAELVKFSKSLSRQSTRFSPQLRRLTCTGSVPDLSTIHAAATAHAHAHDHANLLEYTSNTTTTTTNAATNPSNLLSLHHYHHLMTTTPLDTLLHTGPCCTKRHRRHHHRHSHHHHHDHNQRHHPKPSSSSASSSVRRVRQGRPWAGPGPSAAAASSSSSTRIISNSSSLIQRATRECSLLQPPAAGRVYWQASSFDGGSGHAHAAVAISSAEKRSERNKRSDTAKRHVLSRQRPIEQEEGRSPLGNRRNSTMSDSSYSGRWTARCASVASRTSSIESRRVQVDLHSPEVIPKSILRSPKRYSSGPSATPSVDKDFRSQLSVCSEPPPPVRQLSGQSSMEPAVPEESLEQAEDRSYDEVLALEHHPSSLPPKKVRPDFLPLSRSEQEENPNQNQNQQKQNQQKTIAAVPLFRSNSSRQFYRPKAAVASELDDSVFHARSMERGLAKGTGSADDQMYDSLKVINERRSTLLKADSQSSLGSAERKLSSFSLKMPEITERENSIDVEEPPPPPQSPVPAADSAPKKDIELGKIDP
- the LOC108151834 gene encoding uncharacterized protein LOC108151834 isoform X3, whose translation is MPSRRAGGGTIKRKHSLGNLRRAHPASGATWNVQVVRGKMSSKCLWHACRALILGLTLMLLGAGMATLGYYADHLSMGSELRGNVTVRVKNDLKGFHLNNFAYVGPIVMGFGGFIVVASCVMTFEARDSAAKVVPARLRAGGGGGSSKNPTRSNQGSSASQRRGMGAQYQSTRWDQHFGVFRSSPGDPHQQPQAAILSATHPHHQQLQQQQQQQPFDREALTAELVKFSKSLSSVRRVRQGRPWAGPGPSAAAASSSSSTRIISNSSSLIQRATRECSLLQPPAAGRVYWQASSFDGGSGHAHAAVAISSAEKRSERNKRSDTAKRHVLSRQRPIEQEEGRSPLGNRRNSTMSDSSYSGRWTARCASVASRTSSIESRRVQVDLHSPEVIPKSILRSPKRYSSGPSATPSVDKDFRSQLSVCSEPPPPVRQLSGQSSMEPAVPEESLEQAEDRSYDEVLALEHHPSSLPPKKVRPDFLPLSRSEQEENPNQNQNQQKQNQQKTIAAVPLFRSNSSRQFYRPKAAVASELDDSVFHARSMERGLAKGTGSADDQMYDSLKVINERRSTLLKADSQSSLGSAERKLSSFSLKMPEITERENSIDVEEPPPPPQSPVPAADSAPKKDIELGKIDP